TCGAACTTGAAGAGGACGACGGCTTCCCCACCGTTCCGATGGCAACCATTGCGGAATTGGAAGCGTTGCTTGGCGAGTACCAACCGCTGTCATCGTTGGGAAGCATGGATATCACGTTGCCTTCCATGGATTCGGAATGCTCAATCGCCAATGTTCCGTTACTGCAGATTCTTGAGAAGGATGTGCTCCCGCTGCCGGATACGCTGGCAGCGGCTGGAAGCATTCCGGAAATGACGTTCACGGCTCCCGAACCGCATAACGATTTTTCCGATGGCAAGGAGGCTTTGGCGAAAGGCGTCGCGGCCACCAGTGGAGCGGTGAAATCGTTGTGGAGCAGCGGCCGTGAACTGCTGAGCGAAGAAGACATCGATGGCGTGACCGACACCAGCGATTCTCCCTTCTCCTTCCCCATCAGGGTTTCCGTACCGGACGATGGCATGTCATCCGACGATTCCCAGTTGGAAAAAACCGGTCGCATTCCAGTGATCGGCGCGGATGGTCAGGTCATTCAGCCCGGCGAGGAGTCCGCCCGTGCGTTGAAAGCAGAGCAGGAGGCGATCGATGCCGCGTATGCCGCCGGTCGAGCCGCGGTTCCGCCGAGCTTCACGCCGAAGAATCCTTCTTCCGCTTCGGCGAATACTGACGTTGCCGACGCGAAACTGTTTGGCAAGCTGAAAACGAAGGTCGTTGCGATTATCGTTGCGGTCATCGTTGTTGCGGTTGCGCTTGGGTTTGCAGTTCATGGTTTGATGCAGCCTTCAGATTCGGTTACGACTGATTCAAAAGGACCATGGCCGGAAATAAATCTTGACGAAGTGCCGTTCGGCGAAGGAGATCAGTCGGATGCGAATTCCGCGGATTCTTCCAATTCCGATACGTCCGGCAATACCGATTCGTCCAATTCCAAGGATTCTTCCGATGCTTCCGCCAATACGCCGGCATCCGGCGAGTCTACGGCGTCCAAGCAACCCAAGAAAACCGAGGACAAGGTCGTGACCGCCGATAAGCAGTCGAAGAAAGTGCCGGATCCGAAGCAGCCGGAAAACACGACCGCGTACGAAATCGACAATCGTCAGTTCCTGTCGAATCCTGACGGACAGCAGGGCTACGGATATTACGTGCATCTGAGCCAGCCGCAGAAGGCGTATCGCATGGTCATCAAAATTCGTTCTTCCGGTGGTCAGGGATATATTCGCGTGAATGCGACAAA
This window of the Bifidobacterium pseudocatenulatum DSM 20438 = JCM 1200 = LMG 10505 genome carries:
- a CDS encoding protein kinase family protein, with protein sequence MKPQLGDTISNRYVLVSPLREETGLQVWKASDHVLARDCQLFIVSSSKALQEVNATASMLAISHDSHFTKVLQLQHAGQVALVVTQLDEGMTLSEYLALNANQPLSYTAMRSIIGEVIESLHALQKDNLTHFSISTDTVRLTRSGIQIADAPVSIMLADTSRAQALENREQLAIRQISALLYAMLIRRPSTLSTDFRLEALAPTTPMEFRVICKRGLELEEDDGFPTVPMATIAELEALLGEYQPLSSLGSMDITLPSMDSECSIANVPLLQILEKDVLPLPDTLAAAGSIPEMTFTAPEPHNDFSDGKEALAKGVAATSGAVKSLWSSGRELLSEEDIDGVTDTSDSPFSFPIRVSVPDDGMSSDDSQLEKTGRIPVIGADGQVIQPGEESARALKAEQEAIDAAYAAGRAAVPPSFTPKNPSSASANTDVADAKLFGKLKTKVVAIIVAVIVVAVALGFAVHGLMQPSDSVTTDSKGPWPEINLDEVPFGEGDQSDANSADSSNSDTSGNTDSSNSKDSSDASANTPASGESTASKQPKKTEDKVVTADKQSKKVPDPKQPENTTAYEIDNRQFLSNPDGQQGYGYYVHLSQPQKAYRMVIKIRSSGGQGYIRVNATNSPSQGEQVAQFEFDASGTTDIKFDKAVETQDIMLWVPLDSLPGNQLYIESIQVF